The following coding sequences are from one Rutidosis leptorrhynchoides isolate AG116_Rl617_1_P2 unplaced genomic scaffold, CSIRO_AGI_Rlap_v1 contig87, whole genome shotgun sequence window:
- the LOC139885203 gene encoding subtilisin-like protease SBT3.4 has product MGERKYDDPKLVEKTHHEMLNNVLGSEEASANSMIYSYKHSFSGFAAKLTKSQAKMFSEIPGVVRVIPNHFYRPQTTRSWDYLGLSLHPSSSGLLHQSNMGNASIIGVIDTGIWPESEGFNDRGLGPIPATWKGFCEPGENFTAKNCNRKLIGARYFIKGMLAEYGKPYNATEYKDFLSARETHGHGTRSSSIAAASFVANASYNGLGIGTLRGGAPCARVSMYKVCWRLYRGGMCTSADLLKAFDEATRDGVDVISVSLASDFPFSSEVNQDDVMSVGSFHAVAVGIPVICAAGNVGPKDQTVQNTPPWIITVAASTVDRSFPTTIMLGDNQTIVGESMFGMGNAVFGKLVFPEVSELLPARTCDTLTRDDTWAEGKIVLCFVSQYGDTYIEDVADSLVEVGCLGVIAAGDPGNGNYEYDCPPHFPCIHVSYDTGTQILEYSRFSSRDAEVRIYPSRTHIGKPVSTKVAYFSSRGPNSYAPEILKPDIAAPGVNILTINSHVEFNSKFAFDSGTSSATPHVAGIVALLKSLRPEWSPAAIKSAITTTAHIKSPSGEPIRAHGMPTKLADPFDFGGGIINPNRAADPGLVYDMNMTDYVNYLCSAGHQSIISYLNLTHPRHCNVKRPSSSILDMNLPSITVPNLRRSVNIKRTVTNVGATDGKYKAVVESPSGTNVHVKPNVLVFNSSITSLTFTVVISSTQSFNMGYSFGSLTWTFGVYAVRIPISVRTSIPEMVILPKLSNSKNCVNGESASPPPSIKYFPMHVIRSKAHGQ; this is encoded by the exons ATGGGAGAAAGGAAATATGATGATCCAAAGCTTGTTGAGAAAACCCATCATGAGATGCTCAACAACGTCCTTGGAAG TGAAGAAGCATCTGCAAATTCAATGATATACAGTTATAAGCATAGCTTCTCTGGGTTTGCGGCAAAGCTGACAAAAAGCCAAGCaaaaatgttttcag AAATACCTGGTGTTGTTCGAGTTATTCCGAATCACTTCTATAGACCACAAACAACCAGAAGTTGGGACTACCTTGGACTCTCTTTACATCCATCATCCTCTGGTCTTCTGCATCAATCTAACATGGGAAATGCTTCCATCATTGGTGTAATAGACACTG GGATTTGGCCTGAATCAGAAGGGTTCAACGACAGAGGTCTAGGGCCAATCCCAGCCACATGGAAGGGTTTTTGTGAGCCAGGAGAAAACTTCACTGCGAAAAACTGCAACAGAAAACTAATAGGAGCACGTTATTTCATCAAGGGAATGTTAGCAGAATATGGAAAACCATACAATGCGACGGAATATAAAGACTTCTTGTCTGCAAGAGAGACGCACGGACACGGGACACGCTCATCTTCAATAGCAGCAGCCTCTTTCGTCGCCAATGCAAGCTACAACGGGCTAGGTATCGGAACATTGAGAGGTGGGGCCCCTTGTGCTCGGGTTTCTATGTACAAAGTATGCTGGAGATTGTACAGAGGAGGGATGTGTACAAGTGCTGACTTGTTAAAAGCCTTTGATGAAGCCACAAGAGATGGCGTTGATGTCATATCAGTGTCCCTTGCCTCCGATTTCCCATTCTCTTCTGAGGTAAACCAAGATGATGTGATGTCGGTTGGTTCATTCCATGCAGTAGCAGTGGGAATACCGGTCATTTGTGCTGCAGGAAATGTGGGCCCCAAAGATCAGACAGTGCAAAATACACCTCCATGGATCATCACCGTTGCCGCAAGTACCGTAGATAGATCCTTTCCTACAACTATCATGCTAGGAGACAACCAGACCATTGTG GGTGAATCCATGTTTGGCATGGGAAATGCAGTGTTTGGCAAATTGGTCTTCCCAGAGGTTTCAGAACTTCTACCAGCTCG CACCTGCGACACTCTGACAAGAGATGACACTTGGGCAGAAGGAAAAATAGTGCTTTGCTTTGTGTCACAATATGGTGATACTTATATAGAAGATGTTGCCGATAGCCTTGTAGAGGTAGGGTGTTTGGGAGTGATTGCAGCTGGAGATCCTGGCAATGGAAATTACGAATATGATTGTCCTCCTCATTTTCCTTGCATTCATGTAAGCTATGATACAGGAACACAGATTCTTGAATATTCCCGCTTTTCTTCCAG GGATGCTGAAGTAAGGATATATCCTTCAAGAACTCATATTGGCAAACCAGTTTCAACTAAGGTAGCATACTTCTCATCACGAGGACCAAATTCTTATGCCCCAGAGATTTTGAAG CCAGACATAGCAGCTCCTGGTGTAAATATACTAACAATAAATTCACATGTGGAATTTAATAGTAAGTTTGCATTTGATTCCGGAACATCTTCCGCAACTCCTCATGTCGCCGGCATTGTCGCCTTACTAAAGTCTTTAAGGCCAGAATGGTCCCCAGCTGCTATCAAATCCGCAATTACCACCACAG CACACATCAAGAGTCCATCTGGAGAACCCATACGTGCACATGGAATGCCGACAAAACTGGCAGACCCATTTGATTTCGGGGGTGGTATCATAAACCCCAATAGAGCAGCGGATCCAGGACTGGTTTACGACATGAACATGACAGATTATGTAAACTACCTCTGCTCAGCTGGCCATCAAAGCATTATAAGTTACTTGAATCTCACGCATCCTCGACATTGCAACGTCAAAAGGCCATCATCATCTATCCTAGACATGAACCTCCCTTCCATAACAGTCCCAAACCTCAGACGCTCTGTGAATATCAAACGGACGGTGACCAATGTCGGAGCTACAGACGGAAAATACAAGGCTGTCGTTGAATCTCCAAGTGGCACGAATGTTCATGTAAAACCCAACGTGTTGGTATTTAACTCTTCAATCACAAGCCTCACTTTCACCGTTGTCATTTCTTCTACTCAGAGCTTTAACATGGGCTACTCGTTTGGGAGCTTGACTTGGACATTTGGTGTGTATGCCGTGAGAATTCCGATATCTGTACGGACTAGCATTCCCGAAAT GGTGATCCTTCCCAAACTGAGTAATTCTAAGAATTGCGTTAATGGAGAGTCAGCCTCTCCACCTCCGAGTATAAAGTATTTCCCTATGCATGTTATTAGAAGTAAAGCTCATGGTCAATAA